From a single Chiloscyllium plagiosum isolate BGI_BamShark_2017 chromosome 27, ASM401019v2, whole genome shotgun sequence genomic region:
- the fam110d gene encoding protein FAM110C, whose translation MKPVTPVSSPSPLRLLNKGPEYLRRQMESGNRGRAPSAVERLEADKPKYVKSQRVMNAKQETIVSPSVTPQPSAQNWVRSDEARSLCHDFDARKENANLEQLNNIRNVFVDKPSHNPEVTRRTTSKRVMRPDSLIIYRQKRDCKTGSSENSRGYNFIRRLFQGSTRDKQVSSLELPKIILKEGSRSFSEGNSPVMSRISHLNDCEAREVENLCTKHFTNKEIPDSVSPNLCLTRTLNLPSNLSEANSQTALRSGTLQHPNLDHLLRNSVALSEEERFFNYCGLDPDVAEYLGLSNLSPAPSDSISPRIQNVSMTESDGSEFSHGSRDGEGLCEEEVHEQVSLGISVIERNARIIKWLYSCKKAKEGPRESTV comes from the coding sequence ATGAAGCCAGTCACTCCAGttagctccccctcccctctCAGGCTGCTAAACAAAGGCCCTGAGTATCTACGCAGGCAAatggaaagtgggaacaggggccGGGCACCGAGTGCTGTTGAGAGACTTGAAGCAGACAAGCCTAAGTATGTCAagagccagagagtgatgaacgcCAAGCAAGAGACAATTGTCAGCCCTTCTGTAACGCCACAGCCTTCTGCTCAAAATTGGGTCAGATCAGATGAGGCAAGAAGTCTGTGCCATGATTTTGATGCCAGAAAAGAGAATGCCAATTTGGAACAACTCAACAACATCAGGAATGTTTTTGTGGACAAACCATCCCACAATCCAGAGGTCACGAGGAGGACCACCTCCAAGAGAGTCATGAGGCCAGACTCCTTAATCATTTACCGGCAAAAACGTGACTGCAAGACAGGCAGCAGCGAGAACTCCAGAGGCTATAACTTCATCCGACGCCTTTTTCAGGGGTCCACCAGGGACAAACAGGTGAGCTCCCTCGAATTGCCAAAGATCATCCTGAAGGAGGGCAGTAGGTCTTTCTCTGAAGGCAATTCCCCTGTAATGTCACGCATTAGTCATCTCAATGACTGTGAAGCAAGAGAGGTTGAAAATCTTTGTACCAAACACTTTACTAACAAGGAAATTCCTGACTCAGTTTCTCCAAACCTTTGCTTAACCAGAACTCTCAACCTGCCAAGTAACCTTTCTGAAGCGAATAGCCAAACAGCCTTGAGAAGCGGGACTTTGCAACATCCAAACCTGGACCACTTGCTGCGTAACTCTGTTGCTTTGTCGGAAGAAGAAAGGTTTTTTAATTACTGTGGGCTTGACCCAGACGTGGCAGAGTATCTTGGGCTGTCCAACCTCTCTCCTGCTCCTTCAGACTCAATATCACCCAGAATTCAGAATGTCAGCATGACTGAGAGTGATGGCAGTGAATTCTCTCATGGAAGCAGAGATGGTGAAGGCCTTTGTGAGGAAGAAGTTCACGAGCAGGTCTCTTTGGGGATATCCGTCATTGAACGAAATGCACGGATCATCAAGTGGTTGTACAGTTGCAAAAAGGCCAAAGAAGGACCAAGGGAGTCAACAGTGTAG